From a region of the Actinopolymorpha singaporensis genome:
- a CDS encoding glycoside hydrolase family 65 protein, protein MSHSVLTYDGYDPAREGSREALCTLGNGYVGTRGAAPESHADGVHYPGTYLAGCYDRLESCVAGRVVENEDLVNAPNWLPLTFRRVDGRADGRGGGPDGEWFDLDRVQVLDFRQELDIGRGVLTRRVRFRDDGGRTTQLAQRRWVSMDDPHLAVLETVVEPEDWSGRLQVRAALDGTVANRGVRRYADLAGDHLRPVTGGYDGQDLLWLQVETAQSRVRIAEAARVRVHGAAEGPVERRYDARPRWVGLDLTFAVERGVPVTVEKTVAIHTSRDRATTESLTAACDAASRAARPEHLLARHELAWSRLWRGCRTVVDGGPQQTLDLCVFHLLQTLSEHTVELDVGAPARGLHGEAYRGHVFWDELFVFPFLLLRLPEVARALLMYRWRRLPQARLGARGAGHRGAMYPWQSGSDGRDETQRLHLNPLSGHWVPDNTHLQHHVGLAVAYNVWKYYEATGDVSFLVGHGAEMLVEIARFWSGLATYEPISGRYEIRGVMGPDEYHDAYPGATRPGIDNNSYTNVMAAWTLRRALDALAAIPAYQRTELTARLGLRHAELDRFEEVSRRLRVVFHDGIIGQFEGYDQLAELDWAGYRAKYGDIRRLDRILEAEGDSVRRYQVSKQADVLMLFFLLGKDELTQVLNQLGYDLDPATILRTIEYYLDRTSHGSTLSAVVHAWVLARTDRHGSWAFFLQALGSDVRGGEQGTTAEGVHLGAMAGCADLLQRCYTGIETRDDVLRLNPRLPRELTELELQLRYRGHWGITVHCTQDEVRIGLRRSAAAPITVAVKDEHTTLRPGRSWWVRHPRAPSHGAPGRRPSGAAAPPPAAAASEAAGRRPDGRTSG, encoded by the coding sequence GTGAGCCATTCGGTCTTGACCTATGACGGGTACGACCCGGCGCGGGAGGGGTCGCGGGAGGCCCTGTGCACCCTCGGCAACGGCTACGTCGGCACCCGCGGCGCCGCCCCCGAGTCCCACGCCGACGGCGTGCACTATCCCGGTACCTACCTGGCCGGCTGCTACGACCGGCTGGAGTCCTGCGTCGCCGGCCGGGTGGTGGAGAACGAGGACCTGGTAAACGCGCCCAACTGGCTGCCGCTGACCTTCCGCCGCGTCGACGGCCGCGCGGACGGCCGCGGCGGCGGCCCGGACGGCGAGTGGTTCGACCTGGACCGGGTGCAGGTCCTCGACTTCCGGCAGGAGCTGGACATCGGCCGCGGCGTACTGACCCGGCGGGTGCGGTTCCGCGACGACGGCGGGCGGACCACCCAGCTCGCCCAGCGGCGGTGGGTCTCCATGGACGACCCGCACCTCGCCGTTCTGGAGACCGTGGTCGAGCCCGAGGACTGGTCCGGGCGGCTGCAGGTGCGGGCCGCGCTGGACGGCACAGTCGCCAACCGGGGCGTACGCCGCTACGCCGACCTGGCCGGTGACCACCTGCGGCCGGTCACCGGTGGGTACGACGGGCAGGACCTGCTGTGGCTGCAGGTGGAGACCGCGCAGTCGCGGGTGCGGATCGCCGAGGCCGCGCGGGTGCGGGTGCACGGTGCGGCGGAAGGGCCGGTCGAACGCCGGTACGACGCGCGGCCGCGCTGGGTGGGGCTCGACCTGACGTTCGCGGTGGAGCGCGGTGTGCCGGTGACGGTGGAGAAGACGGTGGCGATCCACACCTCCAGGGACCGCGCGACCACCGAGAGCCTGACCGCCGCCTGCGACGCCGCGAGCCGCGCCGCCCGTCCCGAGCACCTGCTGGCCCGGCACGAGCTCGCCTGGTCCCGGTTGTGGCGTGGCTGCCGCACCGTGGTGGACGGCGGACCGCAGCAGACGCTGGACCTGTGCGTGTTCCACCTCCTGCAGACGCTGTCGGAGCACACCGTCGAGCTCGACGTCGGCGCACCCGCCCGCGGGCTGCACGGCGAGGCCTACCGCGGTCACGTGTTCTGGGACGAGCTGTTCGTCTTCCCGTTCCTGCTCCTGCGGCTGCCCGAGGTGGCCCGGGCGCTGCTGATGTACCGCTGGCGGCGGCTGCCCCAGGCGCGGCTGGGCGCCCGGGGTGCGGGACACCGCGGCGCCATGTATCCCTGGCAGAGCGGGAGCGACGGCCGCGACGAGACGCAGCGGCTGCATCTGAATCCGCTGTCGGGGCACTGGGTGCCGGACAACACCCACCTGCAGCACCACGTGGGGCTGGCCGTCGCGTACAACGTCTGGAAGTACTACGAGGCGACCGGCGACGTGTCCTTCCTCGTCGGCCACGGTGCGGAGATGCTGGTCGAGATCGCCCGCTTCTGGAGTGGCCTGGCGACCTACGAGCCGATCAGCGGGCGGTACGAGATCCGGGGCGTGATGGGGCCCGACGAGTACCACGACGCCTATCCCGGCGCCACCCGGCCGGGCATCGACAACAACTCCTACACCAACGTCATGGCCGCGTGGACGCTGCGCCGGGCGCTGGACGCGCTCGCCGCGATTCCCGCGTACCAGCGAACCGAGCTCACCGCGAGGCTCGGTCTGCGCCATGCCGAGCTGGACCGGTTCGAGGAGGTGAGCCGGCGGCTGCGGGTGGTGTTCCACGACGGGATCATCGGGCAGTTCGAGGGGTACGACCAACTCGCGGAGCTGGACTGGGCCGGCTACCGCGCGAAGTACGGCGACATCCGCAGGCTGGACCGGATCCTGGAGGCCGAGGGCGACTCGGTCCGGAGGTACCAGGTCTCCAAGCAGGCGGACGTTCTGATGCTGTTCTTCCTTCTCGGCAAGGACGAGTTGACACAGGTGCTGAACCAGCTCGGCTACGACCTGGACCCGGCGACGATCCTCCGCACGATCGAGTACTACCTCGACCGCACCTCCCACGGCTCCACCCTCAGTGCCGTGGTGCACGCGTGGGTCCTCGCCCGCACCGACCGGCACGGGTCGTGGGCGTTCTTCCTGCAGGCGCTGGGCTCCGACGTGCGGGGTGGCGAGCAGGGCACGACCGCGGAGGGCGTCCACCTGGGTGCGATGGCCGGGTGCGCCGACCTGCTGCAGCGTTGCTACACAGGGATCGAGACCCGCGACGACGTACTCCGGCTGAACCCCCGGCTGCCCCGCGAGCTCACCGAACTGGAGCTCCAGCTGCGTTACCGCGGCCACTGGGGCATCACCGTGCACTGCACTCAGGACGAGGTGCGCATCGGTCTGCGGCGGTCGGCGGCCGCGCCGATCACGGTGGCGGTGAAGGACGAGCACACGACGCTGCGTCCCGGGCGGTCCTGGTGGGTACGCCATCCCCGGGCGCCGTCGCACGGCGCACCCGGGAGGCGTCCTAGCGGCGCAGCAGCTCCGCCACCGGCCGCCGCGGCGTCGGAAGCGGCAGGCCGGCGACCGGACGGCCGAACCTCAGGATGA
- a CDS encoding Acg family FMN-binding oxidoreductase, giving the protein MFVTLDLRKHTEELVSTARLAPSLHNAQPWAFRVNARSVEVYVDRSRAVAVVDPDDRQMLIGVGAAIFAVRLAVSALGSEPTVTLMPGDEHGDLAAVVSLGPDHLPSMAETRLLQHVPLRRTIRSRLDPDVPPRTRSVLAGEAELEGAQLRWITEHAERGVLSRLITAAERREQADPKFRRELARWVGGEAPLYGTGLPEAVLGVSAKAGHEADFPMRDFAGGRRRLSHSPGRPERDPVIAILFTDGDRPVEWLRCGQALMRVLLWASVEGLAASYLNQPLEIPDLRTRVRDDLELPGFAQLILRFGRPVAGLPLPTPRRPVAELLRR; this is encoded by the coding sequence ATGTTCGTGACTCTGGACCTGCGCAAGCACACCGAGGAACTGGTGAGCACCGCGCGGCTGGCGCCCTCGCTCCACAATGCCCAGCCGTGGGCGTTCCGGGTCAACGCCCGCAGCGTCGAGGTGTACGTCGACCGCTCGCGTGCGGTGGCGGTGGTCGACCCCGACGACCGGCAGATGCTGATCGGCGTCGGCGCGGCGATCTTCGCGGTCCGGCTGGCGGTGAGCGCGCTCGGATCCGAACCCACGGTGACGTTGATGCCGGGGGACGAGCACGGCGACCTGGCCGCGGTGGTCTCCCTCGGCCCGGACCACCTGCCGTCGATGGCCGAGACCAGGCTGCTCCAGCACGTGCCGCTGCGGCGGACGATCAGGTCCCGGCTGGACCCGGACGTGCCGCCGCGGACCAGGAGTGTGCTGGCGGGGGAGGCCGAGCTCGAGGGCGCCCAGCTTCGCTGGATCACCGAACATGCAGAACGCGGAGTGCTGTCCCGGCTGATCACCGCCGCCGAACGCCGGGAGCAGGCCGACCCGAAGTTCCGGCGGGAGCTGGCCCGCTGGGTGGGCGGGGAGGCGCCGCTGTACGGCACCGGGTTGCCCGAGGCGGTGCTCGGCGTATCCGCCAAGGCCGGGCACGAGGCGGACTTCCCGATGCGGGACTTCGCCGGCGGCCGGCGCCGGCTGTCTCACTCACCGGGCCGGCCGGAGCGGGACCCGGTGATCGCCATCCTGTTCACCGACGGGGACCGTCCCGTGGAATGGCTGCGGTGCGGGCAGGCGCTGATGCGCGTGCTGTTGTGGGCCAGCGTGGAGGGCCTGGCCGCTTCGTACCTCAACCAGCCGCTGGAAATCCCCGACCTGCGCACCCGCGTACGCGACGACCTGGAGCTGCCCGGGTTCGCCCAGCTCATCCTGAGGTTCGGCCGTCCGGTCGCCGGCCTGCCGCTTCCGACGCCGCGGCGGCCGGTGGCGGAGCTGCTGCGCCGCTAG
- a CDS encoding universal stress protein, whose product MSTEPAEGDAQMPRPGNNPAIVVGVDGSDNGLRALDWALEEAAAHRCPVRLVYAYVPSAHRQGERVHGASPRMIAMYEEGREVFAAARAHLAGHRHADLVVGTALYEGPPAQVLIEMVSRARMCVVGRRGRGGLSSLLPGSTSMSLAVHARMPVVVVPPRGGQPADANGAGEANGAGGTAGPRVVVGVDLPAAGETAVEFAFEEALARGLPLLAVAAWDLAEPYAYNPAAVAEAVAEHQARTTRSLTQTLAPWREKYAEVPVTTLVEQSRPVTALVGHSGPADLLVLGGRAHPRSQVVAGSTTRAVLRRASCPVAVVHSPELPQASRNPA is encoded by the coding sequence GTGTCCACAGAGCCGGCCGAGGGGGACGCGCAGATGCCGCGACCGGGGAACAACCCGGCCATCGTGGTCGGGGTCGACGGATCCGACAACGGCCTGCGCGCGCTGGACTGGGCCCTCGAGGAGGCGGCCGCGCACCGCTGCCCGGTCCGCCTGGTGTACGCCTACGTGCCCTCCGCCCACCGGCAGGGCGAGCGCGTCCACGGCGCCTCCCCGAGGATGATCGCGATGTACGAGGAGGGCCGGGAGGTGTTCGCGGCAGCGCGGGCGCACCTGGCCGGGCACCGGCACGCGGACCTGGTGGTCGGCACGGCGCTGTACGAGGGGCCTCCGGCGCAGGTCCTGATCGAGATGGTCTCCCGGGCCCGGATGTGCGTGGTCGGCCGGCGGGGGCGCGGCGGGTTGTCGTCCCTGCTGCCCGGTTCGACCTCGATGAGCCTTGCCGTGCACGCCCGGATGCCCGTGGTGGTCGTACCTCCGCGGGGTGGGCAGCCGGCCGACGCGAACGGAGCGGGCGAGGCGAACGGAGCGGGCGGGACGGCCGGCCCGAGGGTCGTCGTGGGTGTCGACCTCCCGGCGGCCGGCGAGACGGCGGTGGAGTTCGCGTTCGAGGAGGCGCTGGCCCGTGGGCTGCCGCTGCTGGCCGTGGCCGCCTGGGACCTCGCCGAACCCTACGCCTACAACCCCGCCGCGGTGGCCGAGGCGGTGGCCGAACACCAGGCCCGGACCACCCGGTCGCTCACCCAGACCCTCGCGCCATGGCGGGAGAAGTACGCCGAGGTGCCGGTGACCACGCTGGTCGAACAGTCGCGTCCGGTGACCGCACTGGTCGGTCACAGCGGCCCGGCCGACCTGCTCGTGCTGGGCGGCCGGGCACATCCGCGGTCGCAGGTGGTCGCCGGGTCGACGACCCGCGCGGTCCTGCGCCGCGCGTCCTGTCCGGTGGCCGTCGTGCACAGCCCGGAACTCCCGCAGGCTTCCCGCAACCCGGCGTGA
- a CDS encoding pyridoxamine 5'-phosphate oxidase family protein, producing MRQNEITEILNHPHSRKLLNRDLTRLAYVAEDGTPRNVPIAFTWNGAQIVMCTTKNAPKLPALRHNPAVALTIDTEVHPPKILLIRGRAELDVVDGIPEEYLRMNGSYQMTAEQRVEWEAEVRSLYDGMVRVVVTPTWAKLIDFETTLPSAVEELVRQRAERQHTERRHTERPHT from the coding sequence GTGCGGCAGAACGAGATCACCGAGATCCTGAACCACCCTCACAGCCGGAAGCTGCTGAACCGCGACCTGACCCGGCTCGCCTACGTCGCCGAGGACGGCACCCCGCGCAACGTCCCGATCGCGTTCACCTGGAACGGTGCGCAGATCGTCATGTGCACGACGAAGAACGCCCCCAAACTGCCTGCCCTTCGGCACAACCCGGCGGTGGCGCTGACGATCGACACCGAGGTACACCCGCCGAAGATCCTGCTGATCCGGGGCCGGGCCGAGCTGGATGTCGTCGACGGCATCCCGGAGGAGTACCTCCGGATGAACGGCAGCTACCAGATGACGGCCGAGCAGCGCGTCGAGTGGGAGGCCGAGGTGCGGTCGCTGTACGACGGCATGGTCCGGGTCGTGGTGACACCGACGTGGGCGAAGCTGATCGACTTCGAGACGACCCTCCCGAGCGCGGTCGAGGAACTGGTCCGGCAGCGCGCCGAACGCCAGCACACCGAACGCCGGCACACCGAACGCCCGCACACCTGA
- a CDS encoding YciI family protein has protein sequence MKYLLLKHYRGGPAPAVDHGPMDQWTPEEVDAHVQYMREFGDRLQENGELVDVQALAPEGTFVRYDGEGRPPVTDGPFAETKDLIAGWYVIDVESWDRAVQLAGELSAAPGPGGKPIHEWLEVRPFMSEPPTVTE, from the coding sequence ATGAAGTACCTGCTGCTGAAGCACTACCGAGGTGGCCCGGCCCCCGCCGTCGACCACGGGCCGATGGACCAGTGGACGCCGGAGGAGGTCGACGCACACGTGCAGTACATGCGCGAGTTCGGCGACCGACTGCAGGAGAACGGCGAGCTCGTCGACGTCCAGGCACTGGCGCCCGAGGGGACGTTCGTACGCTACGACGGCGAGGGGCGCCCACCGGTGACCGACGGTCCGTTCGCCGAGACCAAGGACCTCATCGCAGGCTGGTACGTCATAGACGTGGAGTCCTGGGACCGTGCGGTCCAGCTGGCCGGGGAGCTGTCCGCAGCACCCGGACCCGGCGGCAAGCCGATCCACGAGTGGCTCGAGGTCCGGCCGTTCATGTCCGAGCCGCCCACGGTCACCGAGTGA
- a CDS encoding RNA polymerase sigma factor produces MNEPLLRELVPAVIGVLVRRGADFASAEDAVQEALIRALETWPDDPPRDPKAWLVTAAWRRFLDATRAEAARRGRELAVEVEPPAGPAPATDDTLRLYFLCAHPVLPPASAVALTLRAVGGLTTRQIATAYLVPEATMAQRISRAKRRICGLALDRPGDLGTVLRVLYLVFNEGYGGDLDLAAEAIRLTRQLVALTGEPEVAGLLALMLLHHARRSSRTGPGGRLVPLAEQDRSRWDTGLIAEGVTVLQTALARDRLGEYQAQAAIAALHADAPTAAETDWVQIVEWYDELLRLTGSPVVRLNRAVAVGEADGPRAGLAALGEVSPDLPRYAAVTAYLRERAGDLEEAATLYAEAGRAATSVPERDHLTREAARVRRLLRG; encoded by the coding sequence GTGAACGAGCCGCTGCTGCGGGAGCTCGTTCCCGCGGTGATCGGCGTCCTCGTCCGGCGCGGAGCCGACTTCGCCTCGGCCGAGGACGCCGTGCAGGAGGCCCTCATCCGGGCCCTGGAGACCTGGCCGGACGACCCGCCGCGCGACCCGAAGGCGTGGCTGGTCACCGCCGCGTGGCGAAGGTTCCTCGACGCCACCCGGGCCGAGGCGGCGCGGCGGGGCCGCGAACTCGCCGTGGAGGTGGAGCCGCCCGCCGGTCCGGCGCCAGCCACCGACGACACGCTGCGGCTGTACTTCCTGTGCGCCCACCCCGTCCTGCCGCCGGCCTCGGCGGTCGCGCTGACGCTGCGCGCGGTCGGCGGCCTGACGACGCGGCAGATCGCGACGGCGTACCTCGTACCCGAGGCCACCATGGCGCAGCGGATCAGCCGGGCCAAGCGGCGGATCTGCGGGCTGGCCCTCGACCGGCCCGGTGACCTCGGCACCGTGCTGCGGGTGCTCTACCTCGTCTTCAACGAGGGCTACGGAGGCGACCTCGACCTGGCCGCGGAGGCGATCCGCCTCACCCGCCAACTGGTCGCCCTGACCGGCGAGCCCGAGGTCGCCGGGCTGCTCGCGCTGATGCTCCTGCACCACGCGCGCCGGTCGTCCCGCACCGGCCCGGGCGGTCGGCTGGTGCCCCTTGCCGAGCAGGACCGTTCGCGCTGGGACACCGGCCTGATCGCGGAGGGGGTGACGGTCCTGCAGACCGCGCTGGCCCGCGACCGGCTGGGTGAGTACCAGGCGCAGGCCGCGATCGCCGCGCTGCACGCGGACGCTCCGACGGCCGCCGAGACCGACTGGGTGCAGATCGTCGAGTGGTACGACGAGTTGCTCCGCCTCACCGGCAGTCCGGTGGTACGGCTCAACCGCGCGGTGGCGGTCGGCGAGGCCGACGGGCCGCGTGCCGGGCTGGCGGCGCTGGGCGAGGTGAGCCCCGACCTGCCGCGGTACGCCGCGGTGACGGCGTACCTCCGCGAGCGTGCCGGCGACCTGGAGGAGGCCGCGACGCTGTACGCCGAGGCGGGCCGGGCCGCCACCAGCGTGCCGGAGCGCGACCACCTCACCCGGGAGGCCGCACGGGTGCGCCGGCTGCTGCGTGGGTGA
- a CDS encoding class I fructose-bisphosphate aldolase, producing MASRPQLRQLGLNTGKKARLHRILHQHGVGNGTAMFLPYDQGLEHGPRDFFANPAAGDPAYIVKLALRGGFNGIAVQIGLAEKFYWDYAGEVPLVLKLNGRTEIPAADHPVSPLNADVADAVRLGADAVGYTMYVGSPAQEDDFAQFRQVREDAHHYGLPLIVWAYPRGSAVDAKGGKDSFYAVDYAARTATELGADIVKVNFPRPELRKGVRAEYDTDVTPSQAIESVVRSAGRTYVLVSGGEKADDAAMLDKARMAMDAGALGLIFGRNVWQRPWDDALALVDQLKVILAKYPTP from the coding sequence ATGGCCAGCCGCCCACAGCTTCGTCAACTCGGCCTGAACACCGGCAAGAAGGCCCGCCTGCACCGCATTCTCCACCAGCACGGCGTCGGCAACGGCACCGCGATGTTCCTGCCCTACGACCAGGGACTCGAGCACGGCCCGCGCGACTTCTTCGCCAACCCGGCAGCAGGCGACCCCGCCTACATCGTCAAGCTCGCCCTGCGCGGCGGCTTCAACGGCATCGCCGTGCAGATCGGCCTGGCGGAGAAGTTCTACTGGGACTACGCCGGCGAGGTGCCGCTGGTCCTGAAGCTGAACGGGCGTACGGAGATCCCCGCGGCCGACCACCCGGTGTCGCCGCTGAACGCCGACGTGGCCGACGCCGTACGGCTGGGCGCGGACGCCGTGGGATACACGATGTATGTCGGATCCCCCGCGCAGGAAGACGACTTCGCGCAGTTTCGCCAGGTACGCGAGGATGCCCACCACTACGGCCTTCCGCTGATCGTGTGGGCCTATCCGCGTGGCTCCGCGGTCGACGCCAAGGGCGGCAAGGACTCCTTCTACGCCGTCGACTACGCCGCCCGCACCGCCACCGAACTCGGCGCCGACATCGTCAAGGTGAACTTTCCCCGTCCGGAGCTGCGGAAGGGGGTGCGCGCGGAGTACGACACCGACGTCACCCCGTCGCAGGCCATCGAGTCGGTCGTGCGTTCGGCCGGCCGCACCTACGTGCTGGTCTCGGGCGGGGAGAAGGCCGACGACGCGGCCATGCTGGACAAGGCGCGGATGGCGATGGACGCCGGGGCGCTCGGCCTGATCTTCGGCCGCAACGTCTGGCAGCGGCCCTGGGACGACGCGCTCGCCCTGGTCGACCAGCTCAAGGTGATCCTCGCGAAGTATCCGACGCCCTGA
- a CDS encoding DUF4389 domain-containing protein, whose translation MVGPNQPDRPYHSDRPDPDHADQPHRRYPLRIEGHLQPELSRWLWPVKWIPAIPHFVTLWILWLITLVLTVVAGIAVLFTGRYPPQIFGFTEGVLRWSWRVAFYALVLGCDKYPPFRFGRVRADGTRPDRAAGAVRRNLAAVPPGLPWRDLRLRAPPLTRTARRARARPDLRPCPNRGIG comes from the coding sequence ATGGTGGGCCCGAACCAGCCAGATCGGCCATATCACTCGGATCGACCGGATCCGGATCACGCGGATCAACCACACCGTCGGTATCCGCTGCGAATCGAAGGTCACCTGCAGCCGGAACTGTCCCGGTGGCTGTGGCCGGTGAAGTGGATTCCTGCCATTCCACATTTCGTGACCCTGTGGATTTTGTGGTTGATCACGCTGGTCCTGACCGTGGTCGCCGGAATTGCCGTACTTTTCACCGGCCGCTATCCGCCGCAGATCTTCGGCTTCACCGAGGGTGTTTTGCGATGGAGTTGGCGGGTGGCGTTCTACGCCCTCGTGCTCGGTTGTGACAAATACCCGCCATTCAGGTTCGGCCGGGTCCGGGCGGATGGGACTCGGCCAGATCGGGCTGCTGGAGCTGTTCGCCGGAATCTCGCTGCTGTTCCGCCCGGTCTACCCTGGCGGGATCTTCGACTTCGTGCGCCGCCACTCACCCGAACGGCTCGCCGCGCCCGGGCCAGACCGGACCTTCGCCCCTGTCCCAACAGGGGCATCGGCTGA
- a CDS encoding class F sortase has product MGRRPDQVTSEAGGRRGKLRRTVGFGLVTLLGLAGATMLVAAFNLPADRPPMPAGDAAPAFLATPTTASPASPSPATGATATPTPSASPTGLPPSTPVSLAIPRIGVDTKLLQLGLNKDNTIQVPTPERANLAGWYKYGPTPGEIGNTVIVGHVDSVKLGRAVFFRLGQLRPGDKLSVVRTDGLTVPYRVDGVKAYPKANFPTDLVYGASDKSSLRLVTCGGPWSKTTSYRDNIIVFATQSSPARKAAQVARAR; this is encoded by the coding sequence ATGGGGCGCAGGCCTGACCAGGTGACGAGCGAGGCCGGCGGCCGGCGCGGGAAACTGCGCCGCACTGTCGGCTTCGGCCTCGTCACCCTGCTCGGGCTCGCCGGAGCGACCATGCTGGTCGCTGCGTTCAACCTGCCCGCGGACCGGCCTCCGATGCCCGCCGGCGACGCCGCACCGGCGTTCCTGGCCACCCCCACGACCGCTTCACCGGCGAGCCCTTCACCGGCGACCGGCGCCACCGCGACGCCCACACCCTCGGCCTCGCCCACCGGGTTGCCGCCTTCGACGCCGGTGAGTCTTGCCATCCCGCGCATCGGCGTGGACACCAAGCTCCTGCAGCTCGGCCTGAACAAGGACAACACCATCCAGGTACCGACGCCCGAACGCGCCAATCTCGCGGGGTGGTACAAGTACGGGCCCACTCCCGGTGAGATCGGCAACACCGTGATCGTCGGGCACGTCGACTCGGTGAAGCTCGGCCGCGCGGTCTTCTTCCGGCTCGGCCAACTCCGGCCCGGCGACAAGCTCAGCGTCGTCCGCACGGACGGGTTGACCGTGCCGTACCGCGTGGACGGGGTGAAGGCGTACCCGAAGGCGAACTTCCCGACGGACCTCGTCTACGGCGCCTCGGACAAGTCGTCGTTACGCCTCGTCACCTGCGGCGGGCCCTGGTCGAAGACGACGTCCTACCGGGACAACATCATCGTCTTCGCGACCCAGTCCTCTCCTGCCCGAAAGGCAGCCCAGGTAGCCCGGGCCAGGTAG
- a CDS encoding DUF1876 domain-containing protein, protein MTETAQVTKHWNVDIFIDEHDGQTRAEARLVSGDRTHLSGAGRARRNPADPSVPEIGDELAVARALSELAHRLLHAAADDIEGVTARPADLHR, encoded by the coding sequence ATGACCGAGACCGCACAAGTCACCAAGCACTGGAACGTCGACATCTTCATCGACGAGCACGACGGCCAGACCCGCGCGGAGGCCCGGCTGGTCTCCGGTGACCGGACGCACCTGTCCGGCGCCGGCCGGGCCCGCCGTAATCCGGCGGATCCGAGCGTGCCGGAGATCGGCGACGAGCTGGCGGTCGCGCGTGCGCTGTCCGAGCTCGCGCACCGGCTGCTGCACGCCGCCGCCGACGACATCGAGGGCGTCACCGCCCGCCCGGCAGACCTGCACCGCTGA
- a CDS encoding Hsp20/alpha crystallin family protein, producing the protein MTGGTPEVRRERRSLPDLLDWAENLPESLTWTNWPATAGMRGIRVEEFIDEDGTFVARAELPGLDPDKDIDLQIDNGMLVIHAERQEEKRERGRTEFRYGKFTRRLALPEGADESEVSARYTDGILEVRMPVSQKRPEARAIPVQRTG; encoded by the coding sequence ATGACAGGTGGGACACCCGAGGTCCGGCGCGAACGCCGTTCGCTGCCAGACCTGCTGGACTGGGCGGAGAACCTTCCCGAATCGCTGACCTGGACCAACTGGCCGGCAACCGCGGGGATGCGGGGGATCCGCGTGGAGGAGTTCATCGACGAGGACGGCACCTTCGTCGCCCGGGCGGAACTCCCGGGACTGGACCCCGACAAGGACATCGACCTCCAGATCGACAACGGCATGCTGGTGATCCACGCCGAGCGCCAGGAGGAGAAGCGCGAGCGCGGACGCACCGAGTTCCGTTACGGAAAGTTCACCCGCCGGCTCGCCCTGCCCGAGGGAGCCGACGAGTCCGAGGTCAGTGCGCGCTACACCGACGGCATCCTCGAGGTTCGGATGCCTGTGAGCCAGAAACGCCCGGAGGCGCGCGCGATTCCGGTGCAGCGCACCGGCTGA